The Primulina eburnea isolate SZY01 chromosome 6, ASM2296580v1, whole genome shotgun sequence genome contains a region encoding:
- the LOC140834219 gene encoding phosphatidylinositol 4-kinase gamma 5-like, whose amino-acid sequence MSRNLDSPVQTQMAVAFFTNPHGSGDYNGSNRMEVKPTRRRRVFVQTETGCVLGMELDRSDNAHTLKRRLQVAINFPIEESSLTFGDKVLKNDLSAIRNDSPLLLTRNLLHRSSSTPCLSPTGADVQQRDQSGPIEILGQSMRFAETKQLVKKIIKAIDNGVDPLPVHSGLGGAYYFRNSRGESVAIVKPTDEEPFAPNNPKGFVGKALGQPGLKRSVRVGETGFREVAAYLLDYDHFANVPPTALVKITHSIFNVNDGVNGNRPQNKNLVSKIASFQQFIPHDYDASDHGTSSFPVSAVHRIGILDIRILNTDRHAGNLLVRKLDGDGRFGQVELIPIDHGLSLPESLEDPYFEWIHWPQASIPFSDDELEYIKNLDPVRDSEMLRNELPMIREACLRVLFLCTIFLKEAAAYGLCLAEIGEMMSREFRSSEEEPSELEVICIEARRLITEEVSSSKDKTDFDEFQFDIDCEDGGHEFTLKLGSENFVAGSPFHFGFGNFNLRTPLSKLEESIEEEENEGEDGEQSFINAPHLSKNPSISKLSTSLKNISLVSKNQKFQKFPGSKPDYSYSLSSSSCHRSADEQLPASVNFVKLVDMTDEEWGLFLEKFQELLHPAFDQKKSVTLYQRQRQRLGTSCRF is encoded by the coding sequence ATGTCTCGTAATTTGGATAGCCCTGTTCAGACTCAGATGGCTGTGGCTTTTTTCACGAATCCACATGGCAGTGGGGATTATAACGGATCCAATAGGATGGAAGTGAAACCAACCAGAAGGAGACGTGTTTTTGTGCAGACCGAAACAGGTTGTGTGCTGGGTATGGAGTTGGACCGGAGCGACAATGCTCATACACTGAAGAGGAGGTTACAAGTTGCCATAAATTTTCCCATTGAGGAGAGTTCCTTGACTTTTGGCGATAAGGTGCTGAAGAATGATCTCAGTGCCATTCGAAATGATTCCCCACTCCTGCTGACAAGGAATTTACTCCACCGAAGCTCTTCAACTCCATGTTTGTCACCCACTGGTGCTGACGTTCAACAAAGAGATCAGAGTGGGCCAATAGAGATATTGGGGCAATCAATGCGTTTTGCCGAGACAAAACAACTCGTTAAGAAAATCATCAAGGCAATCGACAATGGAGTTGATCCCCTCCCTGTTCATAGTGGACTTGGAGGAGCTTATTATTTCAGAAACAGCAGAGGTGAGAGTGTTGCCATTGTGAAGCCCACAGATGAGGAACCATTTGCACCTAACAATCCAAAAGGTTTTGTTGGCAAAGCTCTAGGTCAACCTGGCTTAAAGCGCTCTGTTAGGGTTGGGGAAACAGGGTTCAGAGAAGTGGCTGCTTATCTTCTCGATTACGATCATTTTGCTAATGTTCCACCCACGGCACTGGTCAAGATAACTCACTCCATCTTCAACGTGAATGATGGCGTGAATGGAAACAGGCCTCAAAACAAGAATCTTGTCAGCAAGATCGCATCCTTCCAACAGTTCATTCCACATGATTATGATGCTAGTGACCATGGAACCTCAAGTTTCCCAGTTTCTGCTGTGCATCGCATTGGCATTTTAGACATTAGGATTCTCAACACAGATAGGCATGCAGGTAATCTTTTAGTTAGGAAGCTCGATGGTGATGGAAGATTTGGTCAAGTGGAATTGATCCCCATTGATCACGGCCTCAGTTTGCCCGAGAGTTTGGAAGATCCGTATTTTGAGTGGATTCATTGGCCTCAGGCATCAATCCCATTCTCTGATGATGAACTTGAGTACATAAAAAATCTTGACCCTGTTCGTGACTCAGAGATGCTGCGGAACGAACTCCCTATGATTCGAGAAGCTTGTTTGCGGGTCTTATTCCTTTGTACAATTTTTCTCAAGGAAGCTGCTGCTTACGGGCTCTGTCTtgctgagataggagagatgaTGAGTAGGGAGTTTCGCAGCAGTGAGGAGGAACCTAGTGAGCTTGAGGTTATATGCATTGAGGCTAGAAGGCTTATTACCGAGGAGGTGTCATCTTCCAAAGATAAAACAGATTTTGACGAGTTTCAATTTGACATAGATTGTGAAGATGGTGGACATGAGTTCACCCTGAAATTGGGTTCCGAAAACTTTGTGGCAGGAAGCCCATTCCATTTTGGATTTGGTAATTTTAATTTACGTACTCCACTTTCTAAGCTGGAAGAAAGTATCGAGGAGGAGGAAAATGAAGGAGAAGACGGGGAGCAGAGTTTCATCAATGCTCCACACctatccaagaatccaagtaTTTCAAAGCTGTCCACGTCCTTGAAAAATATTAGCTTAGTCAGTAAGAACCAGAAGTTCCAAAAATTCCCAGGATCAAAGCCTGATTACAGCTATTCTCTGAGTTCATCATCTTGCCACAGAAGTGCGGACGAGCAGCTTCCAGCAAGCGTGAATTTTGTGAAGCTAGTGGACATGACTGATGAAGAATGGGGACTGTTCTTGGAGAAATTCCAGGAGCTGCTTCACCCTGCATTTGACCAGAAGAAGTCGGTCACCCTTTATCAGCGTCAGAGACAGAGGCTCGGCACTTCTTGCCGGTTTTGA
- the LOC140834217 gene encoding uncharacterized protein isoform X3: protein MEDSTQVGETNCFGSDNSKKESYVDSKLPIQEFGTLSFLCSSLKSLDAEGNKAVEQHHEIFSGEEGSKIPESAVEVESEAGAKEDMEPNIVSYNRKVHAHRDGTADNISDSSLAQCASIKDNATGDAQEQSIDVKNEDSDRSSDVILVQRGNSKDMTNEMTHDGRGMEQHSINHGHNNSDEVSVVSQLRHDEGESSFTAAGLITFSGPIANSGSLSLRSDGSAASGRSFAFPVLQSEWNSSPVRMVKADRRHFRKHKGWRSGLLCCRF from the exons ATGGAGGACTCAACGCAGGTAGGTGAAACAAACTGTTTTGGTAGCGATAATTCAAAAAAGGAATCTTATGTAGATAGCAAACTTCCCATTCAAGAGTTTGGTACACTGAGTTTCCTTTGTTCTTCTCTCAAATCTTTGGATGCCGAGGGgaataaagctgtggaacagcaCCATGAA ATTTTTTCAGGAGAAGAAGGTTCTAAGATTCCAGAATCGGCAGTAGAAGTAGAATCAGAAGCTGGAGCGAAGGAAGATATGGAACCCAACATcgtatcttacaaca GGAAAGTGCATGCTCATAGAGATGGAACTGCTGACAATATATCAGATAGTTCGTTAGCTCAATGCGCTAGCATTAAGGACAATGCCACAGGAGATGCTCAAGAACAATCCATTGATGTTAAGAATGAGGATTCTGATAGGTCCTCTGACGTTATCCTAGTTCAGCGTGGCAACAGCAAGGACATGACAAACGAAATGACTCATGATGGCCGAGGTATGGAGCAACATTCTATAAACCACGGGCATAACAATTCCGATGAGGTTTCAGTCGTAAGCCAACTTCGACATGACGAGGGAGAATCAAGCTTCACTGCTGCTGGTCTTATTACTTTTTCAGGGCCAATAGCAAATTCTGGGAGCCTCTCCCTTCGATCTGATGGCAGTGCTGCCAGTGGCCGATCATTTGCTTTCCCAGT ATTACAATCTGAATGGAATAGTAGTCCTGTAAGAATGGTGAAAGCCGATAGAAGACATTTCCGGAAACACAAAGGTTGGAGATCAGGCCTTCTTTGCTGTAGATTCTGA
- the LOC140834217 gene encoding uncharacterized protein isoform X5 yields MEDSTQIFSGEEGSKIPESAVEVESEAGAKEDMEPNIVSYNSKIVGGSITFSFNSPEQMVSNNKNEQTENLTVHFIESGKVHAHRDGTADNISDSSLAQCASIKDNATGDAQEQSIDVKNEDSDRSSDVILVQRGNSKDMTNEMTHDGRGMEQHSINHGHNNSDEVSVVSQLRHDEGESSFTAAGLITFSGPIANSGSLSLRSDGSAASGRSFAFPVLQSEWNSSPVRMVKADRRHFRKHKGWRSGLLCCRF; encoded by the exons ATGGAGGACTCAACGCAG ATTTTTTCAGGAGAAGAAGGTTCTAAGATTCCAGAATCGGCAGTAGAAGTAGAATCAGAAGCTGGAGCGAAGGAAGATATGGAACCCAACATcgtatcttacaacagtaagatAGTAGGAGGAAGCATTACCTTCAGTTTCAATTCCCCTGAACAAATGGTCTCGAACAACAAAAATGAGCAAACTGAAAACTTAACGGTACATTTTATTGAATCAGGGAAAGTGCATGCTCATAGAGATGGAACTGCTGACAATATATCAGATAGTTCGTTAGCTCAATGCGCTAGCATTAAGGACAATGCCACAGGAGATGCTCAAGAACAATCCATTGATGTTAAGAATGAGGATTCTGATAGGTCCTCTGACGTTATCCTAGTTCAGCGTGGCAACAGCAAGGACATGACAAACGAAATGACTCATGATGGCCGAGGTATGGAGCAACATTCTATAAACCACGGGCATAACAATTCCGATGAGGTTTCAGTCGTAAGCCAACTTCGACATGACGAGGGAGAATCAAGCTTCACTGCTGCTGGTCTTATTACTTTTTCAGGGCCAATAGCAAATTCTGGGAGCCTCTCCCTTCGATCTGATGGCAGTGCTGCCAGTGGCCGATCATTTGCTTTCCCAGT ATTACAATCTGAATGGAATAGTAGTCCTGTAAGAATGGTGAAAGCCGATAGAAGACATTTCCGGAAACACAAAGGTTGGAGATCAGGCCTTCTTTGCTGTAGATTCTGA
- the LOC140834217 gene encoding uncharacterized protein isoform X4, translated as MSLKENQNATFYDSKSFGKEAYPLAFEGNNGVCQINVSRRTNDPIAFEGNGGGKHWNINIVSDLSNNCECGRSDSPRKSSAAQDEEKLQSSPALEFFNADKKSESRDFGSRQMTTSDLEKDSDFCTDKTILECESHELNVRDKEINFHVVKDICIDEGMPTKDKILIESCKDDQPGAEGEVNVFVISNGLEAASLGNTRSIGETECGNIKVSYDELLAHAGQNRPQETCLLLTVLKVVKWRTQRRFFQEKKVLRFQNRQ; from the exons ATGAGCTTGaaggaaaatcagaatgcaacATTTTATGATTCTAAAAGTTTTGGGAAGGAAGCATATCCCCTGGCCTTTGAAGGTAATAATGGAGTATGCCAAATAAATGTTTCCAGAAGGACAAATGATCCTATTGCATTTGAGGGAAATGGTGGAGGCAAGCATTGGAACATAAATATTGTTAGTGATCTTTCAAACAATTGTGAATGTGGAAGGTCAGATTCTCCTAGAAAGTCTTCTGCAGCACAAGACGAAGAAAAGTTGCAGAGCAGCCCGGCTCTTGAATTCTTCAATGCCGATAAGAAAAGTGAATCGAGGGATTTTGGCTCACGACAAATGACTACTTCAGACTTGGAGAAAGATTCCGACTTTTGTACTGACAAAACAATATTGGAATGTGAATCACATGAGTTGAATGTACGCGACAAAGAGATTAATTTTCACGTTGTGAAGGACATATGCATTGATGAAGGGATGCCTACAAAGGACAAAATTTTGATCGAAAGTTGTAAAGATGATCAACCTGGTGCAGAGGGAGAGGTTAATGTGTTTGTCATATCAAATGGATTAGAGGCGGCATCATTAGGAAATACGAGAAGCATTGGTGAGACTGAATGTGGAAATATTAAAGTGAGCTATGATGAATTACTTGCTCATGCAGGTCAAAATCGCCCTCAGGAAACTTGTCTGCTGTTGACAGTGCTAAAAGTTGTGAAATGGAGGACTCAACGCAG ATTTTTTCAGGAGAAGAAGGTTCTAAGATTCCAGAATCGGCAGTAG
- the LOC140834217 gene encoding uncharacterized protein isoform X1, with protein MEDSTQVGETNCFGSDNSKKESYVDSKLPIQEFGTLSFLCSSLKSLDAEGNKAVEQHHEIFSGEEGSKIPESAVEVESEAGAKEDMEPNIVSYNSKIVGGSITFSFNSPEQMVSNNKNEQTENLTVHFIESGKVHAHRDGTADNISDSSLAQCASIKDNATGDAQEQSIDVKNEDSDRSSDVILVQRGNSKDMTNEMTHDGRGMEQHSINHGHNNSDEVSVVSQLRHDEGESSFTAAGLITFSGPIANSGSLSLRSDGSAASGRSFAFPVLQSEWNSSPVRMVKADRRHFRKHKGWRSGLLCCRF; from the exons ATGGAGGACTCAACGCAGGTAGGTGAAACAAACTGTTTTGGTAGCGATAATTCAAAAAAGGAATCTTATGTAGATAGCAAACTTCCCATTCAAGAGTTTGGTACACTGAGTTTCCTTTGTTCTTCTCTCAAATCTTTGGATGCCGAGGGgaataaagctgtggaacagcaCCATGAA ATTTTTTCAGGAGAAGAAGGTTCTAAGATTCCAGAATCGGCAGTAGAAGTAGAATCAGAAGCTGGAGCGAAGGAAGATATGGAACCCAACATcgtatcttacaacagtaagatAGTAGGAGGAAGCATTACCTTCAGTTTCAATTCCCCTGAACAAATGGTCTCGAACAACAAAAATGAGCAAACTGAAAACTTAACGGTACATTTTATTGAATCAGGGAAAGTGCATGCTCATAGAGATGGAACTGCTGACAATATATCAGATAGTTCGTTAGCTCAATGCGCTAGCATTAAGGACAATGCCACAGGAGATGCTCAAGAACAATCCATTGATGTTAAGAATGAGGATTCTGATAGGTCCTCTGACGTTATCCTAGTTCAGCGTGGCAACAGCAAGGACATGACAAACGAAATGACTCATGATGGCCGAGGTATGGAGCAACATTCTATAAACCACGGGCATAACAATTCCGATGAGGTTTCAGTCGTAAGCCAACTTCGACATGACGAGGGAGAATCAAGCTTCACTGCTGCTGGTCTTATTACTTTTTCAGGGCCAATAGCAAATTCTGGGAGCCTCTCCCTTCGATCTGATGGCAGTGCTGCCAGTGGCCGATCATTTGCTTTCCCAGT ATTACAATCTGAATGGAATAGTAGTCCTGTAAGAATGGTGAAAGCCGATAGAAGACATTTCCGGAAACACAAAGGTTGGAGATCAGGCCTTCTTTGCTGTAGATTCTGA
- the LOC140834218 gene encoding cytochrome P450 CYP749A22-like has protein sequence MMAIFVQIITLLASSVFLYFLSTLFGFLQKVWLNPIRVQYLMKCQGINGPSYEFLHGNTKEIISMRRVSMEKAMGDISHNIFPRILPQIHSWANLYGANFLTWYGPQAQLVVTQPELVKEILANKNCNYPKIDLEGYAKKLLGDGLSSSKGEKWAKMRKLANHVFHAESLKDMIPAMIQSTETMLEKWKACEGKEIEVFEEFRILASDIISRTAFGSSYLEGKNVFDMLMNMTLIVSRNAHKTKFPVISRFLRSNDDRESDKIEKGIQDCIMKIISKRSEQRRANKESSSRPDFLGKLLEMYEDPDKNKRISVEDIVDECKTFYFAGHETTTSLLTWTILLLVVDEEWQEKARKEVTQLFGDQNPTVDGIARLKIMNMIIEETLRLYPPVPAIKRKVEKETKLGKITLPPQIELYISPLALHHNPKIWGEDVHLFKPERFAQGIVKATNNNAVAFSPFGFGPRTCVGLNFAIVEAKIALSMILQRYRFVISPSYVHSPIQIFMIRPQHGVQVILHRI, from the exons ATGATGGCTATTTTTGTACAGATAATTACCCTTCTTGCAAGCTCTGTTTTCTTGTATTTCTTGTCAACCCTTTTCGGATTTCTTCAGAAAGTGTGGTTGAATCCGATTCGGGTGCAGTACCTCATGAAATGTCAAGGGATTAATGGTCCTTCGTATGAATTTCTACATGGAAACACGAAGGAGATAataagtatgagaagggtttctATGGAGAAAGCAATGGGAGATATTTCGCATAACATATTCCCAAGAATTTTACCCCAAATTCATTCATGGGCAAACCTATATG GTGCCAATTTTCTGACTTGGTATGGTCCTCAAGCTCAGCTGGTGGTGACTCAACCCGAGCTTGTTAAAGAAATTCTCGCTAATAAAAATTGTAACTACCCCAAAATAGATCTCGAAGGGTATGCCAAGAAGCTACTCGGAGATGGGTTGTCATCTTCGAAAGGTGAAAAATGGGCAAAGATGAGAAAATTGGCTAACCATGTTTTCCATGCCGAAAGCCTGAAA GACATGATTCCTGCAATGATCCAAAGTACAGAGACGATGCTGGAGAAATGGAAAGCATGTGAAGGAAAAGAGATTGAGGTATTCGAAGAGTTCAGAATATTGGCATCGGACATCATTTCCAGGACAGCTTTTGGCAGCAGTTATCTAGAAGGGAAGAATGTTTTTGATATGTTGATGAATATGACATTAATAGTTTCAAGAAATGCTCATAAAACCAAGTTTCCTGTGATCAG CCGATTCTTGAGAAGCAACGATGATCGTGAATCTGATAAGATAGAGAAAGGGATTCAAGACTGTATAATGAAGATTATAAGtaaaagatctgaacaaagaaGGGCAAACAAAGAAAGTTCCTCCAGGCCTGATTTTTTGGGAAAGCTCCTTGAAATGTACGAGGATCCTGATAAAAACAAGAGGATTTCCGTTGAAGATATAGTTGATGAGTGCAAGACATTTTACTTCGCAGGACATGAAACAACAACATCGTTGCTCACATGGACGATTCTTCTTTTAGTTGTGGATGAAGAATGGCAAGAGAAAGCAAGGAAAGAAGTGACGCAATTGTTTGGTGACCAAAATCCTACTGTAGATGGCATAGCCAGGCTGAAAATT ATGAATATGATCATCGAGGAAACTTTGAGACTGTATCCTCCGGTACCAGCAATCAAAAGAAAGGTGGAAAAGGAAACCAAACTGGGAAAAATAACTCTCCCACCACAAATCGAGCTGTACATTTCCCCTTTGGCACTTCACCACAACCCCAAAATATGGGGAGAAGATGTTCATCTCTTCAAACCAGAAAGATTTGCTCAAGGGATTGTGAAAGCAACCAACAACAACGCAGTTGCATTTTCGCCTTTTGGGTTCGGACCAAGAACATGCGTTGGCCTGAATTTCGCCATAGTGGAAGCGAAAATCGCCCTTTCCATGATTCTTCAACGCTACAGATTCGTGATTTCACCCAGTTATGTTCACTCTCCGATTCAGATTTTCATGATTCGTCCGCAACATGGAGTTCAAGTTATCTTGCATAGAATTTGA
- the LOC140834217 gene encoding uncharacterized protein isoform X2 has product MLASQPLRFFQTIPSEMKHETCVFDVEEQKMSLKENQNATFYDSKSFGKEAYPLAFEGNNGVCQINVSRRTNDPIAFEGNGGGKHWNINIVSDLSNNCECGRSDSPRKSSAAQDEEKLQSSPALEFFNADKKSESRDFGSRQMTTSDLEKDSDFCTDKTILECESHELNVRDKEINFHVVKDICIDEGMPTKDKILIESCKDDQPGAEGEVNVFVISNGLEAASLGNTRSIGETECGNIKVSYDELLAHAGQNRPQETCLLLTVLKVVKWRTQRRFFQEKKVLRFQNRQ; this is encoded by the exons ATGCTTGCTTCACAACCGCTGAGATTTTTCCAAACAATTCCAAGTGAAATGAAGCATGAAACTTG TGTCTTCGATGTAGAAGAGCAAAAGATGAGCTTGaaggaaaatcagaatgcaacATTTTATGATTCTAAAAGTTTTGGGAAGGAAGCATATCCCCTGGCCTTTGAAGGTAATAATGGAGTATGCCAAATAAATGTTTCCAGAAGGACAAATGATCCTATTGCATTTGAGGGAAATGGTGGAGGCAAGCATTGGAACATAAATATTGTTAGTGATCTTTCAAACAATTGTGAATGTGGAAGGTCAGATTCTCCTAGAAAGTCTTCTGCAGCACAAGACGAAGAAAAGTTGCAGAGCAGCCCGGCTCTTGAATTCTTCAATGCCGATAAGAAAAGTGAATCGAGGGATTTTGGCTCACGACAAATGACTACTTCAGACTTGGAGAAAGATTCCGACTTTTGTACTGACAAAACAATATTGGAATGTGAATCACATGAGTTGAATGTACGCGACAAAGAGATTAATTTTCACGTTGTGAAGGACATATGCATTGATGAAGGGATGCCTACAAAGGACAAAATTTTGATCGAAAGTTGTAAAGATGATCAACCTGGTGCAGAGGGAGAGGTTAATGTGTTTGTCATATCAAATGGATTAGAGGCGGCATCATTAGGAAATACGAGAAGCATTGGTGAGACTGAATGTGGAAATATTAAAGTGAGCTATGATGAATTACTTGCTCATGCAGGTCAAAATCGCCCTCAGGAAACTTGTCTGCTGTTGACAGTGCTAAAAGTTGTGAAATGGAGGACTCAACGCAG ATTTTTTCAGGAGAAGAAGGTTCTAAGATTCCAGAATCGGCAGTAG
- the LOC140834217 gene encoding uncharacterized protein isoform X6, whose translation MEDSTQIFSGEEGSKIPESAVEVESEAGAKEDMEPNIVSYNRKVHAHRDGTADNISDSSLAQCASIKDNATGDAQEQSIDVKNEDSDRSSDVILVQRGNSKDMTNEMTHDGRGMEQHSINHGHNNSDEVSVVSQLRHDEGESSFTAAGLITFSGPIANSGSLSLRSDGSAASGRSFAFPVLQSEWNSSPVRMVKADRRHFRKHKGWRSGLLCCRF comes from the exons ATGGAGGACTCAACGCAG ATTTTTTCAGGAGAAGAAGGTTCTAAGATTCCAGAATCGGCAGTAGAAGTAGAATCAGAAGCTGGAGCGAAGGAAGATATGGAACCCAACATcgtatcttacaaca GGAAAGTGCATGCTCATAGAGATGGAACTGCTGACAATATATCAGATAGTTCGTTAGCTCAATGCGCTAGCATTAAGGACAATGCCACAGGAGATGCTCAAGAACAATCCATTGATGTTAAGAATGAGGATTCTGATAGGTCCTCTGACGTTATCCTAGTTCAGCGTGGCAACAGCAAGGACATGACAAACGAAATGACTCATGATGGCCGAGGTATGGAGCAACATTCTATAAACCACGGGCATAACAATTCCGATGAGGTTTCAGTCGTAAGCCAACTTCGACATGACGAGGGAGAATCAAGCTTCACTGCTGCTGGTCTTATTACTTTTTCAGGGCCAATAGCAAATTCTGGGAGCCTCTCCCTTCGATCTGATGGCAGTGCTGCCAGTGGCCGATCATTTGCTTTCCCAGT ATTACAATCTGAATGGAATAGTAGTCCTGTAAGAATGGTGAAAGCCGATAGAAGACATTTCCGGAAACACAAAGGTTGGAGATCAGGCCTTCTTTGCTGTAGATTCTGA